The proteins below are encoded in one region of Shewanella putrefaciens:
- a CDS encoding CinA family nicotinamide mononucleotide deamidase-related protein, which yields MKLEMICTGEEVLAGQIVDTNAAWFASTMMEHGIEIQRRVTVGDRLEDLIAVFQERSLHADVILVNGGLGPTSDDMSALAMAKAKGESLVENAEWRERLEDWFTRNNRVMPLSNLKQAMLPASAVMVDNPVGTACGFRVKLNRAWLFFTPGVPFELKHMVTEQFVPFIREEFNLDGKVALKKLLTIGHGESALADKLEPLELPEGITIGYRSSMPHIEIKIFARGEKAIAVLPRVAGHIKMVLGTAVVAEDKATLAEEIHYKLLNSGLTLSVAESCTGGLITSQLVDFPGSSSYLQHGLVTYSNESKVRVLGVNPSTLDDHGAVSIATVEEMAKGARQILDSDYALATSGIAGPDGGTEDKPVGTVAIALATRNGVYSQMIKLPRRSRDLVRSLSAAVAYDMLRRELLAEAVIVDYQSIGRFSK from the coding sequence ATGAAATTAGAGATGATTTGTACTGGGGAAGAGGTGTTGGCGGGGCAGATTGTTGATACCAACGCCGCTTGGTTTGCTAGTACTATGATGGAGCATGGCATTGAAATTCAACGTCGAGTCACAGTGGGCGATCGCCTCGAGGATCTGATCGCGGTATTCCAAGAGCGTAGCTTACATGCCGATGTGATTTTAGTTAATGGCGGCCTAGGGCCGACCAGTGATGATATGTCAGCTTTAGCCATGGCGAAGGCGAAGGGCGAGTCATTGGTTGAGAATGCCGAGTGGCGTGAGCGTTTGGAGGACTGGTTTACTCGTAATAATCGTGTCATGCCCTTAAGTAACCTTAAACAGGCCATGTTGCCAGCCTCTGCGGTGATGGTCGATAACCCAGTGGGTACCGCCTGTGGTTTTAGAGTTAAGCTTAATCGTGCCTGGTTATTCTTTACCCCAGGTGTGCCTTTTGAGCTTAAGCATATGGTTACAGAACAGTTTGTGCCTTTTATCCGCGAAGAGTTTAATCTGGATGGAAAGGTTGCTTTAAAGAAGCTATTGACCATAGGCCATGGTGAATCGGCGTTGGCGGATAAGTTAGAGCCACTTGAGTTACCCGAGGGAATTACAATCGGTTATCGCTCTTCTATGCCGCATATTGAGATTAAGATTTTTGCCCGTGGCGAGAAGGCTATTGCGGTATTACCTCGCGTTGCTGGGCACATCAAAATGGTGCTGGGTACTGCGGTAGTCGCAGAAGATAAAGCCACTCTTGCCGAAGAAATTCATTATAAGCTACTAAACTCAGGCTTGACCTTAAGCGTTGCCGAGTCTTGCACCGGTGGTTTGATCACCAGTCAATTGGTCGATTTTCCCGGTAGTTCATCTTATTTACAGCACGGATTAGTGACTTATAGTAACGAATCTAAGGTTCGTGTCCTCGGAGTAAATCCTTCAACCTTAGACGATCACGGCGCAGTTTCAATTGCGACTGTGGAAGAAATGGCTAAGGGTGCAAGGCAAATATTGGACAGTGATTATGCGCTGGCAACCAGTGGTATTGCAGGACCCGATGGCGGCACAGAAGATAAGCCAGTGGGTACAGTTGCCATTGCATTAGCGACCCGCAATGGCGTTTATAGTCAGATGATCAAACTACCGAGACGTTCGCGGGATCTCGTGCGCAGTTTAAGCGCGGCAGTGGCCTACGATATGCTAAGACGTGAGCTTTTAGCTGAAGCTGTGATCGTCGATTATCAATCGATTGGGCGATTTAGCAAGTAA
- a CDS encoding DUF1439 domain-containing protein yields MNKITRTICLGITVLLGGCVTQYSISEREMEQYLSKEIHFEVKQGNQFVGAEVRINDISVRLGEKPDTMSVSAATQVSIKNPIFPLSAKLTTTFEAKPWYDSATHSVYLRQLELVKVESTPKDIEKAISSATPQVMGYLRLFLENQAVYVLDTKDSNQALMAKMTESIQVAPGKLVLKFTK; encoded by the coding sequence ATGAACAAAATCACCCGCACAATCTGCTTAGGGATCACTGTACTGCTTGGCGGCTGCGTCACCCAGTACAGTATCAGCGAGCGCGAAATGGAGCAGTACCTCAGTAAAGAAATTCACTTTGAGGTTAAGCAAGGCAATCAATTCGTTGGCGCAGAAGTGCGCATTAACGACATCAGTGTCAGGCTAGGGGAAAAACCTGACACTATGAGTGTGAGTGCCGCAACCCAAGTATCGATTAAGAATCCGATCTTTCCATTGAGTGCCAAACTCACTACGACGTTCGAGGCTAAACCTTGGTATGACAGCGCAACCCACAGTGTCTATCTGCGCCAGCTCGAATTAGTCAAAGTGGAGTCAACACCAAAGGATATTGAAAAAGCCATCAGCAGTGCCACGCCGCAGGTGATGGGCTATTTAAGACTATTCTTAGAGAACCAAGCCGTCTATGTGCTCGATACAAAAGATAGCAATCAAGCCTTAATGGCAAAAATGACCGAGAGTATTCAAGTTGCCCCTGGCAAATTAGTGCTTAAGTTCACTAAATAA
- the ppc gene encoding phosphoenolpyruvate carboxylase: MVVTKADNVTDMYASLRSNVSMLGQILGDTMRTHLGDSFLEKVEQIRKLAKDSRRGDEAAREQMLELLTALPDEELVPFAKAFNQFLNLANLSEQFHTISRNCDELVCVPDPVEQLLGRMLNGRIDQTKMLDCLKTLDIDLVLTAHPTEISRRTLIQKYAAIVDCLAEQENDQLSDRERQQINLRLRQLIAQIWHTNEIRRERPTPVDEARWGLSTIEESLWHAVPDFLRQLNDQVQQRTGQQLPIDIAPVRFSSWMGGDRDGNPFVTAKVTQEVLDRNRHAAARLFLKDIVLLVGELSMEEANDELKAYTNNSCEPYRFVLRSLRQKLRDTIDYLNARIEGHNPEVDKSSLIWQESDLKAPLEMLYKSLTDCGMRLIANGLLLDILRRLACFGIHMLRLDIRQDAGRHCDVLAELTRYLGMGDFNHWDETEKQAFLLRELSNRRPLIPSNWQPSADVAEVLSTCRLIAKHPAKALGSYVISMASKPSDVLTVLLLLKETGCSHSMRVVPLFETLSDLNNAAECITDLLDIDWYRGYTKGMQEVMIGYSDSAKDAGVMAAAWAQYRAQEQLVTVCKQAGVKLTLFHGRGGSIGRGGGPAHKAILSQPPGSVDGRIRVTEQGEMIRFKFGLPKLAVQSLALYTSAVLEATLLPPPEPKQEWRNCMERIAQESVSAYRGIVREEPDFVAYFRAATPEVELGKLPLGSRPAKRRVDGGIESLRAIPWIFAWSQNRLMLPAWLGAGEALQAASERGEMGLLQDMEREWPFFSTRISMLEMVYAKAEPNLARYYETCLVPKDLHHLGETLRQRLDLGIKVVLELTKSDSLMAHTPWNRESVKLRNPYIDPLNFLQTELLARTRKETTETPASEHVQLALMLTIAGVAAGMRNTG; encoded by the coding sequence ATGGTGGTAACCAAGGCAGACAATGTGACGGATATGTATGCGTCATTAAGATCGAACGTGAGTATGTTAGGACAAATCCTTGGCGATACGATGCGCACCCACCTCGGCGATTCTTTTCTTGAGAAGGTTGAACAAATCCGTAAGCTGGCAAAAGACTCACGCCGTGGTGATGAAGCGGCTAGGGAGCAAATGCTAGAGCTGCTAACGGCCCTGCCAGACGAAGAGTTAGTCCCGTTTGCGAAAGCATTCAACCAATTCCTCAACCTCGCCAACTTATCTGAGCAATTCCATACCATTAGCCGTAACTGTGACGAGCTGGTTTGTGTGCCCGATCCCGTGGAGCAACTGCTTGGCCGTATGCTCAATGGCCGCATAGATCAAACTAAGATGTTGGATTGCTTAAAAACATTAGATATAGATCTGGTGCTCACAGCCCATCCAACGGAAATATCCCGTCGCACCCTGATCCAAAAATACGCCGCGATTGTCGACTGCCTTGCCGAGCAAGAAAACGACCAACTGTCGGATAGAGAACGTCAGCAAATCAATCTGCGCCTGCGCCAATTAATCGCACAAATCTGGCACACGAATGAGATCCGCCGTGAGCGCCCAACGCCAGTTGATGAAGCTCGCTGGGGATTATCCACTATTGAAGAATCCCTCTGGCATGCGGTACCTGACTTCCTAAGACAGCTTAACGACCAAGTTCAGCAACGCACGGGCCAACAATTACCTATCGATATAGCACCAGTGCGATTTTCAAGCTGGATGGGCGGCGATCGTGACGGCAACCCCTTTGTGACCGCCAAAGTCACCCAAGAAGTGCTCGATCGCAACCGCCATGCGGCGGCAAGATTGTTTTTAAAGGATATAGTGCTGCTGGTCGGCGAGCTGTCGATGGAAGAAGCCAATGATGAATTAAAGGCTTACACCAACAATAGCTGTGAACCCTATCGTTTTGTGCTGCGTTCATTAAGACAAAAGCTGCGCGATACCATAGATTACTTAAACGCTCGTATCGAAGGCCACAATCCTGAAGTCGATAAGTCGAGCCTAATTTGGCAAGAAAGTGATCTCAAAGCGCCGTTAGAAATGCTTTATAAGAGTTTAACCGACTGCGGCATGCGTTTGATCGCTAACGGTTTATTACTCGATATTCTCCGTCGTCTCGCCTGCTTTGGCATTCACATGCTCAGGCTCGACATTCGCCAAGATGCTGGCCGCCACTGCGATGTGCTCGCCGAGCTAACCCGTTACCTTGGCATGGGTGATTTCAATCATTGGGATGAAACCGAGAAACAAGCCTTCCTATTACGCGAACTCAGCAATCGCCGGCCATTGATCCCCAGCAACTGGCAACCCTCTGCCGATGTGGCCGAAGTGCTTAGTACCTGCCGTTTGATTGCTAAACATCCGGCTAAAGCACTTGGATCCTATGTGATTTCGATGGCGAGCAAACCCTCGGATGTATTGACCGTGTTACTGCTACTCAAAGAGACAGGTTGCTCACACTCAATGCGCGTGGTGCCACTGTTTGAAACCTTGAGTGACTTAAATAACGCCGCCGAGTGTATTACCGATTTACTCGATATCGACTGGTATCGTGGCTATACCAAAGGCATGCAAGAGGTGATGATTGGTTACTCTGACTCAGCCAAAGATGCCGGTGTTATGGCGGCGGCTTGGGCACAGTATCGGGCGCAGGAGCAGTTAGTTACAGTTTGTAAGCAAGCGGGTGTCAAACTCACCTTGTTCCATGGCCGTGGTGGCAGTATTGGTCGCGGAGGCGGTCCAGCACACAAGGCAATCCTATCGCAACCACCAGGTTCGGTCGATGGCCGCATTCGTGTCACCGAGCAGGGTGAAATGATCCGCTTCAAGTTTGGTCTACCCAAACTCGCGGTTCAAAGCCTAGCCCTTTATACCTCGGCCGTATTGGAGGCCACTTTATTACCTCCGCCGGAGCCTAAGCAAGAATGGCGCAACTGTATGGAACGTATCGCGCAGGAGTCCGTCAGTGCTTACCGGGGCATTGTTCGCGAAGAGCCTGATTTTGTAGCCTATTTCCGCGCGGCAACACCAGAGGTGGAACTAGGTAAACTACCACTCGGCAGTCGCCCTGCCAAACGGCGTGTCGATGGCGGCATCGAAAGTCTACGTGCCATTCCGTGGATCTTTGCTTGGTCGCAAAACCGTTTGATGTTACCGGCCTGGCTCGGTGCAGGTGAAGCCTTACAAGCCGCCAGTGAGCGTGGCGAGATGGGTTTACTGCAGGATATGGAACGGGAATGGCCCTTCTTCAGCACACGAATTTCCATGCTGGAAATGGTCTATGCTAAGGCTGAGCCTAATTTGGCTCGCTACTACGAAACCTGCTTGGTACCAAAAGACTTACACCATTTAGGTGAAACCCTGCGCCAACGCTTAGATCTCGGCATTAAAGTCGTGCTCGAACTGACAAAATCGGATAGTTTAATGGCGCATACACCTTGGAATCGCGAGTCAGTGAAACTACGCAATCCCTATATCGATCCATTAAACTTCTTACAGACCGAGCTATTAGCGCGGACACGTAAGGAAACCACTGAAACACCCGCCTCCGAACATGTACAGTTAGCACTAATGCTGACCATTGCTGGTGTGGCAGCGGGGATGAGAAACACAGGTTAA
- the argC gene encoding N-acetyl-gamma-glutamyl-phosphate reductase: MKNIAIIGASGYTGAQLTALIHAEAGLTIQGLYVSENSLDKGKPLADLYPVYSHISLSLSPLTDEAKAKIVAEADAVVLATEHSVSLHLAAWFYSQGLAVFDLSGAYRFSDVAQYPKWYGFEHEYPEVLAKAVYGLAEWNAKEIAATKMIAVPGCYPTASLTALKPLASLLTSAYPVINAVSGVTGAGRKAQLHTSFCEVSLTPYGVLGHRHQPEIATQLGQEVIFTPHLGNFKRGILATITVQLKPGTTTADVAAAYSVYDQAPLVTVKHNQFPKVDDVVLTPNCHLGWKFDENSGYLVVASAIDNLMKGAASQALQCIKIHFNL, encoded by the coding sequence ATGAAAAATATCGCCATTATTGGTGCCAGTGGTTACACAGGCGCACAGCTCACCGCTTTAATCCATGCCGAAGCAGGATTGACGATTCAGGGCTTGTATGTTTCTGAAAACAGTTTAGATAAAGGTAAACCTTTAGCGGATTTGTATCCGGTTTATAGTCATATTTCTTTATCTCTCTCGCCCTTAACCGACGAAGCTAAGGCAAAAATTGTGGCCGAAGCGGATGCCGTGGTGTTAGCGACTGAGCACTCGGTGAGCCTGCATTTAGCGGCTTGGTTTTATAGCCAAGGCTTAGCGGTATTCGATTTAAGCGGTGCCTATCGTTTTAGTGATGTGGCGCAATATCCGAAGTGGTATGGCTTTGAGCATGAATATCCTGAAGTTTTAGCCAAAGCCGTCTATGGCCTTGCCGAATGGAATGCTAAAGAAATCGCTGCGACTAAGATGATTGCAGTGCCAGGTTGTTACCCGACCGCATCATTGACAGCGTTAAAACCGTTAGCGAGTTTACTGACATCGGCTTATCCGGTTATCAATGCCGTGAGCGGCGTAACAGGTGCGGGCCGTAAAGCGCAGTTACATACCAGTTTTTGTGAAGTGAGCCTGACACCTTACGGCGTATTAGGCCACAGGCATCAACCCGAGATCGCCACTCAGCTTGGTCAAGAAGTGATATTTACCCCGCACCTTGGTAACTTTAAGCGTGGCATTTTAGCGACCATTACCGTGCAGCTAAAACCGGGCACCACCACCGCCGATGTCGCAGCGGCCTATAGTGTGTATGACCAGGCGCCATTGGTTACTGTGAAGCACAATCAGTTCCCGAAAGTGGATGATGTGGTGCTAACACCAAACTGTCACTTAGGTTGGAAGTTTGATGAGAATAGCGGCTACTTAGTGGTCGCTAGTGCCATCGATAATTTGATGAAAGGTGCTGCCAGCCAAGCGCTGCAATGCATAAAGATTCATTTTAACCTTTAA
- the argB gene encoding acetylglutamate kinase, producing the protein MSTNNSVLVLKVGGALLQCEMGMARLMETAAAMLANGQQVLMVHGGGCLVDEQLAANGMKTVKLEGLRVTPPEQMPIIAGALAGTSNKILQGAATKAGIVSVGMSLADGNTVSAKIKDERLGLVGEVTPKDGTYLKFILEQGWMPICSSIAMMDDGQMLNVNADQAATALAKLVGGKLVLLSDVSGVLDGKGQLIHSLNGKQIADLVKQGVIEKGMKVKVEAALEVAQWMGQAVQVASWRDASQLIALAKGEAVGTQIQP; encoded by the coding sequence ATGTCTACCAACAACTCAGTATTAGTGCTTAAAGTCGGCGGTGCGCTGCTGCAATGTGAAATGGGGATGGCGCGGTTAATGGAAACCGCTGCGGCTATGTTAGCTAATGGTCAGCAAGTGTTGATGGTACATGGCGGCGGCTGTCTGGTGGATGAGCAGTTAGCGGCTAATGGCATGAAAACCGTCAAGTTAGAGGGTTTACGTGTGACTCCGCCCGAGCAAATGCCGATTATTGCCGGTGCACTTGCGGGCACTTCGAACAAAATTCTTCAAGGCGCAGCGACTAAGGCTGGCATTGTGAGTGTGGGCATGAGCCTCGCCGATGGCAATACTGTTTCAGCAAAGATTAAAGATGAACGTTTAGGCCTAGTGGGCGAAGTCACGCCAAAAGATGGCACTTATCTTAAGTTTATCCTCGAGCAAGGTTGGATGCCGATTTGTAGCTCTATCGCCATGATGGACGATGGTCAAATGCTGAACGTCAATGCTGACCAAGCGGCGACGGCCTTAGCCAAATTAGTGGGCGGCAAGTTAGTGCTGCTGTCGGATGTGTCTGGGGTGCTCGATGGTAAAGGCCAGCTCATCCACAGTTTAAATGGCAAGCAGATAGCAGACCTTGTTAAACAAGGTGTGATCGAAAAGGGAATGAAGGTCAAAGTTGAAGCTGCGCTCGAAGTCGCGCAGTGGATGGGGCAGGCGGTTCAAGTTGCCTCGTGGCGTGATGCAAGCCAATTAATCGCATTAGCAAAAGGTGAAGCCGTGGGCACACAAATCCAACCATAA
- a CDS encoding ornithine carbamoyltransferase, which translates to MKHLLSIKDLTQQQLQDLIALAKTIKANPAEYRHALDGKSVVMLFEKPSLRTRVSFDIGINKLGGHCLYLDQQNGELGKRESVADFASNLSCWADAIVARTYSHTTIEQLAQFGTVPVINALSDLYHPCQALADFLTLAEQFEDVSKAKLAYVGDGNNVTNSLMYCAAILGATMTVICPAGHFPDGYVVAEVQELAKRYGAKIVLTSDIDAIEGHDAIYTDTWISMGDPTPLSDIKAKFAPYQVNKALMAKAGANFFMHCLPAHRGVEVTDEVMDGAGSLILQQAENRMHAQNAVLVTLFS; encoded by the coding sequence ATGAAGCATTTACTATCGATAAAAGACTTAACCCAGCAGCAGTTACAGGATCTCATTGCCTTGGCAAAGACGATCAAAGCCAATCCGGCTGAGTATCGCCATGCGCTGGATGGCAAGAGTGTGGTGATGTTATTTGAAAAGCCTTCACTCAGAACGCGCGTTAGCTTCGATATCGGTATTAATAAGCTCGGCGGCCACTGTTTATATCTAGACCAGCAAAATGGTGAACTGGGTAAACGGGAATCGGTCGCTGACTTTGCTTCTAACCTGTCCTGTTGGGCCGATGCGATTGTGGCGAGAACCTATTCCCATACGACCATAGAGCAATTAGCTCAGTTTGGCACAGTGCCTGTGATCAATGCGCTGTCGGATCTTTATCACCCGTGCCAAGCCTTAGCCGACTTTTTAACCCTCGCCGAGCAGTTTGAGGACGTCAGCAAAGCTAAATTAGCTTATGTGGGTGACGGTAATAATGTCACTAACTCGCTGATGTACTGCGCGGCTATTCTCGGTGCCACCATGACAGTGATCTGCCCTGCGGGTCACTTTCCTGATGGCTACGTAGTGGCAGAAGTGCAAGAACTCGCCAAGCGATATGGCGCTAAGATAGTGCTCACTTCTGATATCGATGCGATTGAAGGCCATGATGCTATCTATACTGATACTTGGATTTCCATGGGTGACCCAACGCCGCTGTCGGATATCAAAGCGAAGTTTGCACCATACCAAGTAAACAAGGCCTTAATGGCGAAAGCGGGCGCTAACTTCTTTATGCATTGTTTGCCCGCCCACCGTGGTGTAGAAGTAACAGATGAAGTGATGGACGGCGCAGGCTCCTTAATTCTGCAACAAGCCGAAAATCGGATGCATGCCCAAAATGCGGTACTGGTAACCTTATTTAGTTAA
- a CDS encoding argininosuccinate synthase: MSIEIKNTGVKKVVLAYSGGLDTSAIIPWLKENYDNCEIIAFCADVGQGEEELVGLTAKALASGASECHIVDLKEEFVKDYIYPTIASGAIYEGTYLLGTSMARPIIAKAQVEVARKVGADALCHGCTGKGNDQVRFEGCFAALAPDLKVIAPWREWTMQSREDLLDYLAERNIKTSASATKIYSRDANAFHISHEGGELEDPWNEPSKGVWTLTADPEDAPNKPEYVSLEVENGRVTKVNGEALTPYAVLMKLNAIAAPHGVGRIDITENRLVGMKSRGCYETPGGTVMFAALRAIEELVLDKTSRNWREQVGAQMAHLVYDGRWFTPLCKSLLAASESLAESVNGEVVVKLYKGQATAVKKRSPNSLYSEAFATFGEDQVYDQKHAEGFIRLYSLASRIRALNAK, encoded by the coding sequence ATGTCTATCGAGATAAAAAATACTGGCGTGAAAAAAGTGGTTTTAGCCTATTCGGGTGGTCTAGATACCTCGGCCATCATTCCTTGGTTAAAAGAAAACTACGATAACTGCGAAATCATCGCATTCTGCGCCGACGTTGGCCAAGGCGAAGAGGAGCTGGTGGGCTTGACCGCAAAAGCCTTAGCTTCAGGTGCGTCTGAATGTCATATCGTCGATCTAAAAGAAGAATTCGTTAAAGACTATATCTACCCAACGATTGCGAGCGGTGCGATTTACGAAGGCACTTATTTACTCGGTACGTCAATGGCGCGCCCTATCATTGCCAAAGCGCAGGTTGAAGTGGCCCGTAAAGTAGGCGCCGATGCTCTATGCCACGGTTGTACCGGCAAAGGGAACGATCAAGTGCGTTTCGAAGGTTGCTTCGCGGCATTAGCCCCTGATTTAAAAGTGATTGCGCCATGGCGTGAGTGGACCATGCAGAGCCGTGAAGATCTGCTGGACTATTTAGCCGAGCGTAATATTAAGACGTCAGCATCAGCGACTAAAATCTATAGCCGTGATGCTAACGCCTTCCATATTTCCCATGAAGGCGGTGAGTTGGAAGATCCATGGAACGAGCCAAGCAAAGGCGTATGGACGCTGACTGCCGATCCTGAAGATGCACCGAACAAGCCTGAGTATGTGTCACTGGAAGTTGAAAATGGCCGTGTGACTAAAGTGAACGGCGAGGCGTTAACACCCTATGCTGTGCTGATGAAGCTGAATGCCATTGCAGCCCCCCACGGTGTGGGCCGTATCGATATCACCGAAAATCGTTTAGTGGGTATGAAGTCCCGCGGTTGTTACGAAACTCCCGGCGGCACTGTGATGTTCGCAGCACTACGTGCGATTGAAGAGTTAGTGTTGGATAAAACCAGCCGTAACTGGCGTGAGCAGGTTGGCGCACAAATGGCGCATCTAGTGTATGACGGCCGTTGGTTCACGCCACTGTGCAAGTCACTGCTGGCAGCATCTGAGTCATTGGCTGAATCAGTAAACGGTGAAGTGGTTGTTAAGCTCTACAAAGGCCAAGCAACGGCAGTGAAGAAGCGTTCACCTAACAGCTTGTACTCCGAAGCGTTTGCCACCTTCGGTGAAGATCAAGTGTACGATCAAAAACACGCAGAAGGCTTTATCCGCCTGTACTCATTAGCGAGCCGCATCCGCGCACTCAACGCTAAGTAA
- the argH gene encoding argininosuccinate lyase produces MALWGGRFQGETSALFKLFNDSLPVDYRLFEQDVVGSIAWADAIASVGIITATECSDLKKALNELLVEVQGDPAIILASGAEDIHSFVESALIAKVGDLGKKLHTGRSRNDQVATDLKLWCQSEGKALLARLHSLHAELLALAEREFDAVMPGYTHLQRAQPVTFGHWCLAYVEMIERDISRLSDALTRANTCPLGSGALAGTAYKMDRHALAAALNFAAPTLNSLDSVSDRDHVVELCSTASISMMHLSRMAEDLIFFNSGEANFISLSDEVTSGSSLMPQKKNPDALELIRGKTGRVYGSLVGILTTMKALPLAYNKDMQEDKEGLFDVVDSWAICLDMAALVLSGLKVNRPNALLAAQQGYANSTELADYLVSKGMPFREAHHVVGEVVVAAIAKQIPLEDFSLAELKTFAAIIEEDVYPNLTIEACLAKRDVLGGTALPQIQQAIAAKKAR; encoded by the coding sequence ATGGCTTTATGGGGTGGAAGATTTCAGGGCGAAACCAGCGCGCTATTTAAATTATTTAACGATTCGCTACCCGTGGATTATCGCCTGTTCGAGCAGGATGTGGTCGGCTCTATCGCTTGGGCGGATGCGATTGCTAGCGTGGGAATTATCACGGCCACTGAATGCAGCGACTTGAAAAAAGCACTCAATGAGCTGCTGGTGGAAGTGCAGGGCGATCCAGCCATTATTCTCGCCTCGGGCGCCGAAGATATTCACAGTTTCGTCGAGTCGGCCTTGATTGCCAAAGTGGGCGATCTGGGTAAAAAACTCCATACTGGCCGTAGCCGTAACGATCAAGTCGCCACCGATTTAAAGCTTTGGTGTCAATCCGAAGGCAAAGCATTACTCGCGCGTCTTCACAGCTTACATGCTGAATTGCTGGCCTTGGCTGAACGTGAATTTGATGCTGTCATGCCAGGTTATACTCACTTGCAGCGCGCCCAACCTGTGACCTTTGGCCACTGGTGTTTGGCCTATGTGGAAATGATTGAGCGGGATATCAGCCGTTTATCCGATGCGTTAACCCGTGCGAACACTTGCCCATTAGGTTCAGGCGCTCTTGCTGGCACGGCCTATAAAATGGATCGACATGCACTGGCTGCGGCGCTCAACTTTGCTGCGCCAACGCTGAATAGCTTAGACAGCGTATCAGACAGAGATCACGTGGTAGAACTTTGTTCAACCGCATCGATCAGCATGATGCATTTGAGCCGTATGGCCGAAGATCTGATCTTCTTTAACTCGGGTGAAGCAAACTTTATTTCCCTGAGTGATGAAGTGACCTCTGGTTCATCCCTGATGCCACAGAAGAAAAATCCCGATGCATTAGAGCTTATCCGTGGCAAAACCGGCCGGGTTTATGGCAGTTTAGTGGGTATTCTGACTACCATGAAAGCGCTGCCTTTGGCATACAACAAAGATATGCAGGAAGATAAAGAAGGCCTGTTTGATGTCGTCGATAGCTGGGCAATTTGCCTCGATATGGCGGCGTTAGTGTTATCGGGTTTGAAGGTTAATCGTCCTAATGCGCTGTTAGCCGCGCAGCAAGGTTATGCAAATTCTACTGAGCTGGCCGATTATTTGGTGTCTAAAGGCATGCCGTTCCGTGAGGCGCACCATGTTGTCGGTGAAGTGGTGGTTGCCGCAATTGCGAAGCAAATTCCGCTGGAGGATTTCTCCTTGGCTGAGTTAAAAACCTTTGCCGCCATTATTGAGGAGGATGTTTATCCCAACCTCACTATTGAAGCCTGTTTAGCGAAACGCGATGTGCTCGGCGGTACCGCTCTGCCGCAAATTCAACAGGCAATAGCGGCGAAAAAAGCTCGTTAA